The Gracilibacillus caseinilyticus genome segment GCAAACTGACTTAATTCATATTAAAGTGAACGATACGTTTTATTGAGCCTTTGGAATGCTTTAGAGAAATTTTCGGTAGAAGGTGGTTGCTATCGGACACTTCAGTCAATTAGGTGATACTTTTTGTCCAATTGATCCTTTCTATCGGACATTTCTATCTATTACATGGCGTCTTCTGTCCGGTTGATCCCTTCTATCGGACATTTCTATCTATTACACGGCGTCTTTTGTTCGATAGACATTTTCTAATAACCATTTAGCTCATGCAAATTAAAAGAAGCAAAGGTTCCATTTATTAAATGATGAGTGGAACTTTTTTCGTACTTTCCTATTTTTATGCGAGAAGGAATACTGGACATTATTCTCCATCTATTGCTAAAACTAAATAGTTACCCTAACTAACTATTTAACCTGCATTGCAGGAAGGAGATGGAAAAATGCAAGAACCCCATACGTTTTTTTACCAATTGATATTGTTATACAGACCATTTGAAAAAAAGTTAAATGATCTGCTGCAACAGCATGATTTACATCGTGCACAGTGGATAATTCTTTATTATTTATCGAATTTCGGTCCAAGTACAAATGTTGAAATATCCACTTATCAAGGTGTAGAGAAGCCTACGATCACCCGTACGATGAGCCGATTGGAGGCATTGGGCCTAGTAACCCACCGGCAAGGTAATGACAAACGCGAAAAAAAATGATGGTTACGGACTATGGGAGCCATGTGTATCAAAAAATTCGACAATCAATTGATCAATTTGAAAAAGAAATTTTAGCTGGGATATCAGAAGAAGATCAAGTAGAAACGATGAGAATTTTTAAGGAGATTCGTGAAAACTAACGAAGTAAGGAGATTTGTTTCATGAAGCAGCAAGAGAAGCTTTGGACGAAATATTTTTTATTTGTATCCAGCGCCAATTTTTTCTTATATTTGGTGTTTTATTTATTACTAGTAACCATGACGGTATATGCTGTCGATGCTTTTGGCGTCAGCGAAAGCCAGGCAAGCCTTGTCACTGGCATATTCATTGTCGGTACCCTAATCGGGCGTCTCTTTATTGGCCGGATGATTTCTACTGTGGGAAATAATAAGATGCTCTATGGTGGCTTACTATTTTTTATTATCACTTCCACGTTTTATTTTGTACAATTAGGGATTGTCTTCCTGCTGGTAACACGCTTTCTGCATGGGATCGCATTAGGTATGGCAAGTACTGCAACAGGTACTATTGTGGCGGAAGTTATTCCTTCCAAACGAAAAGGCGAAGGAATCAGTTACTATAGTATGAGTATCACGCTCGCTACAGCAATTGGTCCGTTTATCGGTTTATATATGAGTAATCATACCAGTTTTCAAATGATATTCAGCTTCTGTCTCGTATTAGGAATTATTAGCTTTTTGCTTTCACTATTCCTTCATATTCCGGAAGTCAAAAAAGAAACAACAACGAAAGAAACGAAGAAATTATCTTTATCGCAATTAATTGAAATAAAAGCATTACCGATTGCAGCTATTGTCCTGATTGTTTCCTTTTGTTATGCCAGTATTCTTTCGTTTATTAATTTCTATGCAATCGAAATTGACTTGGTCAATGCAGCCAGTCTGTTTTTCGTATTTTATGCGGTAGCTATTTTGGTCTCTCGCCCATTCACTGGATGTTTAATGGATGAAAAAGGGGCAAATGCCGTCATGTATCCTGCCTTTCTCTTGTTCGGCATTGGCTTGTTGTTGTTAAGTACAGCACAAAACAGTTTTATGCTATTATTCTCAGGAGTATTGATCGGCTTAGGATTTGGTAATATGCAATCTGTTACACAGGTAATTGCGGTCAAATCCACGACTCCTCAACGGATTGGCTTAGCAACTTCTACGTATTATATAGCTCTGGATGCCGGCTTGGGATTCGGTCCTTACCTACTGGGCATTATCATCCCATTTACTGGCTACCAGTACTTGTACATTATTTTGGGAATACTTGTCCTCCTTACACTGCCGCTTTATTTTGTGATACATGGTAAAAAAGATAAAAAGTCCCTATCCAATGCTAGTTTAACTTAAAGAAAAGAGGGATACTCAATGAGTAACCCTCTTTTTTAATTCTGCTTAGTGCATGTTTTGCTGTGGTGCTTTCGCATATGCTTGCACCATAATATTCATATCTTGCTCTTTTAGCTGTGGAATCTGGTAATAGCCATTCTTGTTTTGGTACAAGAATAACTCATAGCTCATCTCGATCAGGTTCGGAATACTGTCTGCCAGTATTCTTCGCAATACCGGATGGTTCATTTCAGCAGCTGCAGTCGTAAATCCAGAGGATGCTGCTTTGATTTGTCCTAACATAAACGAAGAATAGCATTCATCTGTTAATTGATTGACTGCCATTTTCGGCTGTTTCGGTTGACCTGCTTTCACCCCATAGGTAACCTCGTTACTTTGTTGCATCTTGTATTGCTGTGTTGGTACTTGAGGATCCTGTCCAGATTGAAAGGTATCCACAATCGTATTATACATTTGCAGCATAAACGATGTCTGACGCTGAAGAATACCCTTTAGCTCTTGGCATTGAATATTTTGATCATATAATTGATACTGTTCGATTGCACCAATCAGACAACCAATCACTTCATGTGCATCAAATAACTCATGTGCACCATGATTATGAGTAGCTGTTTGATCCATCATGTTTTGTGGCATTTGCATTCCATTTTGCGTTTGATTTTGATTTTGCATATTGTAGCCCTCCTTTGGAAAAGTCATATTTAGATTCTCCTCCGAGGTAATAATTATGTGCTACAATTTCATCTATCTTTTCTCATTATTTTGACAGCCAGACTAACATCTCACCTGGTGTCCGATTTGCCCAACTATAGTATGGAACAAGTGTAATTAAATCTGATTCAAATGTTTCTTGTTCATCTATTCGATATAATTGATGATCCCAATCACTGGAGTATGTCTTTCTCAGACCGTTTACTTTTATTACCCCAACTCCTCCCAATACCTCAGGAGCAAAATGATAATCGAAATTACTGTCCGTAGGGATCCTCAACAAATGTAAGTCTTTCCCATTATCGACTTCTTCCGCACAATAAATGATAGGACCTCTTTGAATGGCTACCTTGTGCTGATTAGATCTCACTTTTGGATTTGCTGTCCACTTCTGAATAGTCATATCTAATTCAACCGTGACTTCATCTCCGTTCTCCCAGCTTCTATGCAAGATAACATACCCGTTTTCCGAGTTACCTTCCCATTTTTGTCCATTCACATAAATATTGCTTGTCTTAGACCAGTATGGGATTCTTAAGGCTAAACCAAATTCAGTTTCCCTATTTGTATCAATTGTAAATTTAATAATTCCATCCCATGGATAATTAGTTTTCTGATCTATTTTTATCGGGTTTTGATTTATTACAAAGGTTGAATTATTTGTTATATATAAATTAGTGTATATCACATCGTCATGAATAGTATAAATGTATTTATTCAACGACGTTAATAATCTTGCCAGGTTCGGTGGACAACAAGCACAGCCAAACCATTCCGGACGTGTCACTTTGACATGACTCTTACCCGGATCTTTTTCACTGTATTCCGGTTTTACTTCTAATGGATTTACATAAAAGAAATGTTTGCCATCCAGAGCCATCCCGCTTATTACAGAATTATAGAGTGCTCTTTCTAATGTATCTGCATATCGTCCGTTTGCATCATTCTTTAACATATTATATGCAAAAAAGATTAGCCCCACTGATGCGCATGTTTCGCAATACATCGTATCATTCGGCAAATCATAATCAGCTGTAAAAGCTTCCCCATTAACTGTTGAACCAATGCCGCCGGTAATATACATTCTTTTTTCTACGATGTTATTCCAAAGCCTTCTACAAGCTGTTAACATTTCCTCATCATTACTTAAATGAGCTACATCCGCCATCGCTGTACACATATAAACAAGTCTTACCGCATGTCCTTCTGCCGTATCTTGTTCTAAGATCGGCTTATGCGCTTGATAATAGCTCAGTGGAAACTTACTCATTCCTTCAATGACTGGTCTTTCGCTTTTGTCTTCCTTTCTTTGTCTTGCAAAAAAAGTAGTATCTTGACCACGTTCATACAGGAAGAACTGACTTAGTTGTAAATAGTTCTCTTCCCCTGTTATCTCATACAATTTTGCTAAAGCAATTTCAATTTCTTCATGGCCGTCATATCCTTTTATTTTGCCTTCTTCATAACCGAAATGATTGTCAATACAATCAGCTAAACGGCATGCGATACGTAATGCTTTCTCATTATTAGTTGTTGTGTAGTAGGCAATAGCAGCTTCGATATAGTGACCTGCACAATATAATTCATGACTCTCCGCTAACATCTTAAATCTTCTTTCTGGTTCTTCTATGGAGAAATAGGTATTTAAATAGCCGTCTTTTTCTTGTGCAAGTTCTAATAAATCGATGACACTGTCAGCCAGTTCTTTTAACTTCTCATCATTGTTATGTTGTAAAGAATATGCTACTGCTTCCAGCCATTTATACACATCACTGTCTTGAAATACCCATCCATAATGATTGCCTTCTTCCAAGCCTGCTGCAATTTTGAAATTCTCAATTGCATGGCTTTTTTCTGATGGGATCGTTTCGTCATTTCGTTCTTTTTCAATTGTGATATTTGCTTGATCATTGAGTACTTTCCATTGATACGGTATCATCTCTGTTCTAACCGTTTCTATATAATGAGACCAAAATTTATCTGATATATTTACATTCTGTTGAAACACTTGTTGCTTAGTCACAATAAACATCCTTTCTTTTAACGTTAGCTTGTCTGATTAGCAGTTAAGTACTGCCTTATTTTGTCTTCTTGTTTCTCATAAGGGCGGTAGAATATCATCGGGATGACTCCAAGTGCAAAGATAATAGCAGGCAACCAAATAAAAATAAATTGAATGCCTAATAGTGAAGTATCTGTTTGTACTTCATTCGGAACATAACCTACAGCATTCAAGATAAGCGTTGGAATAAACCCACCTAATCCTGAACCTGCTTTAATACAAAAGGCACTTCCAATTGCTGTTAAAAAACCACTTGCACGAAGACCCGTTCTCCATTCTCCATAATCTACTGTATCTGAAAGCATCGCAAACGGCATGGAACAAGCAATTCCAGATCCAATATTACCTATAATCCAACCAACAATAATAATGCTGAGTACGTCTTCACCAGTAAACATAATGACTTGCCCAAATGCTGCAAGTGCGAAACCGAGAATAGTTGTCGTATATTTGTTACTGATTTTAACTATAAATGGAATGACCATCATACCTAGTACTTGAATAACAGAAATACCATTAATCAATGGGACAAGACCTTTGTCGCCAATATTGTATTCAAAATAGTATACTAATGTGGAAGTACGTACAGTAAGCGCTATCCAAAAGATTAAATTAGCTGCTACAACTAGTACCCAGGGCCAATTTCCTTTGACTGCCTTTATACTTTGTTTCATTGGCAATTTCTTTATTTTTGTTGTATTTATTTCTCTTAGATCCGAAAATGCAATAAGAAACATAACCACTGCAATAACTGCTGCTACCGCTACAGTAATGGTGAAGCCTTTTTGTTCATTCCCCCCACCAAAAAATGCAACTAATGGCAGAGTAAAAGTAACAGCTGCAAAATTCCCAATATTGCCACCAACCATACGGAACGAATTCAAAATGACACGTTCATTCGGATCTCTTGACAGGTTGGGAAGAATTGCTGTGATAGGTGTAGAAATACCCGTATAACATATACCGGCCAGAATATATGTCACTGCAGCATAAACAATTTTCCATGTCCCATCGAGGTCTGGCGTTGTAAACGTCAATACTGTAAAAAATGCAAACGGAATACATAACCACAAGAAATATGGTCTGCTTTGACCATATTTAGACTTCGTATGATCAATGATAAATCCCCATATTGGTGCATCGATTGCATCAATGAGGCGAGTTAACAATAACAAGGTTCCTGCAACCCCAACCGATAGACCAAAAACATCGGTGTAGAAATACAGTAAATAACCAGTAATGATACAATAAAGCAGATTTCCCCCTGTATCCGTCAATGAGTAACTGATACGTCGATGAAAAGGTACTTTATCCACTTTATCCGACAGCATGTTTTTATTTTCCATGATGCAAACCTCCATATTTCATGATGTCAGAAAACGTTTTCTTTTAAGTCATAAACTAACTAAGGCATAATACGTATTATGAAGCTAACGATTTGTTAACTTGATATAAATCATTGTAAGCGCTCTTTACGGTGATTAAAACAGTCATTTTTGTAGTTTTGGTGTCTTTTTCCGACAATTGAGCTTTATTTAACTTTAAATAAAATGTAGAATCGATTGTATGAACAGTCCATTTTAAAGCCTGTTCAAAAAATTTCCAAATGAGAAGAAAGTAGGTCCAGGCAGCGAAGGTTCGAGTAGCAGAGCGTATGTATTTCCATAAGTGAGCACAAAGGAAAGCTCCATAGATTCTACATCGCACGCCGGAACAGTGTTCTTCTTTTCCAAGCAATGGAGAAACAAGCTAACGAAGAGATTCGCCGCTTATCATTTGGTGACTTTTTGAACATCCTCTTTAAAGTATTGATAATTTAAGTTTACTATCAAGCAATCTTATATAATATTTGGTGCATAAAAACGACTTATGGTTGAGCGAAGATACACTATTCAGCTTGGAGGTAATGTTTACATGAACATGCTATGGAAAATAAACATCGAAAGACCTGTTGCCTATTACAAATCAGGTCAATTCGTCAGTAATAACGGATGGAAGCATAAAAAAATGAAACTAACGAAGGATTTTGAAATTATCATCGGAGTTCATAAATCTATATTTATTCAAATAGAAAATAAACAATTTGAGATTCAACATGGTGATGTATTATTGATACCACCTGGGTTAAGTTATTTTGGTTATCACCCTTCTGAAAATGATGCTAGTTTTTTCTGGTTGCATTTTTTTCCACAATCAAAGACAGACAGATATCCAACAGACAAGTTTATTAATCACCTAATAGGATCGTTAATCGATCATCATCGAGATTCAATTAATAATGCGGCCTTTCTTCCAGATTTTTTTTCGTTAAGATATACAAACAAACCATTTATCTTAATGAACCAGATATTAGACATTGCAAATAATTCTTATTACAGCACCTTTGCAGTCGATTATCTTGTAACAGAAATGCTTATTGAATTAACCGAACAATTTAGTAAACGTTATTTGCAATTGCATACAGATCAATATGAAAACACACATAAATTCAACCAAATATTGGAGTGGATTCGTGTCAATATTTACGAGGATATACATGTAAAAGATGTAGCCGACAATTTTTCCATGAATGCAGATCATTTAACCAGGGTTTTCAAAAAGAGTATTGGCATGAGTACGATTAAATATATAAATACGTTAAAACTGAACAAAGCAAAAGAATTACTATGTACGACTAATAAGACAATCAAAGAAATTTCCTATCAATTAAATTTTAAAGATGATAAGTATTTTATGAAATTATTTAAAAACTACGAAGGAATGACTCCTAGTCAATTTCGGGATGCCTATACAAATACTTATATAAACACTCGTGCTGTAGATCCGGATATACCTGTTCCTGACCATTTGAACTTCAAATAATTGAATTAATTAAGAAAAAACAGAAAATTTCAGCTTATATTTCTTTACAGGATTAGCTGTGGATGATTGAAGAAATCTCCATTACAATTAATGGAACGTCTGTCACGAATATGGACGGAGATGTTAATGTATTGTTCTTTTGAGGTGATCAAATGATAAGTAACGACAACTACAGAATGGAACGACGGGATGCTGCTGAAAATCGTCAGCGGATCTTATAAGTAGTATATCGCCTTTTTTTCAAACGGGATGTAGAGAAAGTAACCATGAATCAAATTGCTAAAGAAGCAGAAGCCGGCATCGGCGCTGGCACACTTTACCGAAGATATAACAATAAAGCGGAAGTATGTCTGATTTAATCAAAGGCCATTTTCGTGGATTATATAAAGTGGCCAATAGTACGGATTATGTAAGCTAGCGTAGTAGTCATTTTGAAATGTTGTTATTGGTAGGATACCGCTCCGGTCAACCACTTAGCTTCAGCACCTGCACGTCTGCGGGAGTCTACATGGTTGGTCTGCGCTATCGTACAGACTCTACAAGGGGACAAAACCAGCTTGGCACACCATACATTTGTCTTCGTTCTTTTTAGCGATACAAATCTCGATGCGCTGTTTCAAACGTTGCAGCTCTTTACTTAAGCTGAAGATCCACTTTGTCTGTGCCTGTATCGCTTTGAAGTGAGCTTCCTCGGCACAAGGCAGCAAAGAAGCAGTTCAAGAGTAGTAGCCTATTAAGCCGCGCTCACAGGACAAGGAGCATTTTTCCGGAGCTTTTCGTAGCACAGTAAAAATGTCAAAATCACCAAATGGAATAATACTTTATATCATTAGGAAAAAAGTATTTTTACTTAGCATAAAACTTACTACATAACTAAATTGTCATTACTTCGCAGCATTCTTCTACTCATGCTTCATGATCACTAAAAGCACTAAAAAAATAATGGGAGATGTACAAAAAAACAACAACAAAACCGGTAACCATTGGAAGATGACGTACAAATACACAAAGCTGATTATTCCAATCGACAGCGAAAGAATCGGATGAGCCGTCATACAGCGTGCAGCAACGGTGAAAATTTTGGTATCAAACATTGGAACGAGTACACAAACATACAACGTATAAATAAAACCGATAAATGCAATCAAAAGAAAGATACTGCTTAACATTGGATGCTGATAAGCTGCAGCATACCAGAAATCAACAAGCAAGACAGCTAGAGCCAGAGCCAAAATCCCGCCTGTTTTCATACTTTTTTTATAATTTTGTCTGTATGCCAAAAGAAAATCCTTCAACAAATGGACCTCTTCTTTTGTAAGAAATGCTTTTACAACGGTACTTAGCGCAGTTATTGAAGGAATGAAGAGTAAAGGCATAGTAACTAAGAGCATTACAATAAGTGTCACCATCACTTCTATTGTTTCCGCTAACAATAGATTGACGAACAGGAACACAATCGGAATATTAACAATTAGCCAGATCAAATTCGAAAAGGCAAACCGTGCAACCCATTCCGCAACCACATAAAAACGGCCCATCATACCAGCTTGTTGCATACACATCACCTCTCTTAAATTGAATAAATATCTACCGTTTGCCCTTGCGGCAGCTTTACATGCAATACACGATCACTCGCCGTAATGGCAGCTTCTTCCGTCCACTCGTAACGATCCGCGAAAGCAGGCATTACCACCTGTATGTCTGTGGATCTAGTTGCCGTAATCGAAACCGAAAATTTCCGTTCAGTTTGATTCCACTGAAAACTGCATGTACCTGAACAAAAATGAAAATCCGTAACCTTTCCGTGCTCCCATGTGACAGGTAATGCTGGCAATAGCTTAATTTTCTTCGGTGATACAAAAAATAACATTTCCTGAATAGCATTGACGATGCCGAGATTCGCGTCCATTTGGACCGGCGCAGTGTTTATATCCATTGTCAGCCCCATATTACGCCAATCATTGTGAAGCGTATATAAATTAGGCAATAAACAGGAGCGCATCAAATGCTCCAAGCTTTTCAATGCGTGATCCGATTCCTCCAGTCGTGCATAGATACTAGCCATATGCGCAAACGACCAGCCTGTCTGTGCACCCAATTCCCGGTTTTGGACCGCTTTACGACAGGCCTGAAACAATTCATCCTCTTCTTCATATCCAGGAAAAATTGGATAAAGGTGTGAGAGATGACGATGGTGCTCGTTTTCTTCAAATCTGTCACCCATCCATTCACGAAGGGCTCCTGTGTCAGTAATTTGATAAGGTGG includes the following:
- a CDS encoding MarR family winged helix-turn-helix transcriptional regulator, with product MQEPHTFFYQLILLYRPFEKKLNDLLQQHDLHRAQWIILYYLSNFGPSTNVEISTYQGVEKPTITRTMSRLEALGLVTHRQGNDKREKK
- a CDS encoding MFS transporter, translated to MKQQEKLWTKYFLFVSSANFFLYLVFYLLLVTMTVYAVDAFGVSESQASLVTGIFIVGTLIGRLFIGRMISTVGNNKMLYGGLLFFIITSTFYFVQLGIVFLLVTRFLHGIALGMASTATGTIVAEVIPSKRKGEGISYYSMSITLATAIGPFIGLYMSNHTSFQMIFSFCLVLGIISFLLSLFLHIPEVKKETTTKETKKLSLSQLIEIKALPIAAIVLIVSFCYASILSFINFYAIEIDLVNAASLFFVFYAVAILVSRPFTGCLMDEKGANAVMYPAFLLFGIGLLLLSTAQNSFMLLFSGVLIGLGFGNMQSVTQVIAVKSTTPQRIGLATSTYYIALDAGLGFGPYLLGIIIPFTGYQYLYIILGILVLLTLPLYFVIHGKKDKKSLSNASLT
- a CDS encoding TetR family transcriptional regulator; amino-acid sequence: MNQIAKEAEAGIGAGTLYRRYNNKAEVCLI
- a CDS encoding DUF624 domain-containing protein yields the protein MQQAGMMGRFYVVAEWVARFAFSNLIWLIVNIPIVFLFVNLLLAETIEVMVTLIVMLLVTMPLLFIPSITALSTVVKAFLTKEEVHLLKDFLLAYRQNYKKSMKTGGILALALAVLLVDFWYAAAYQHPMLSSIFLLIAFIGFIYTLYVCVLVPMFDTKIFTVAARCMTAHPILSLSIGIISFVYLYVIFQWLPVLLLFFCTSPIIFLVLLVIMKHE
- a CDS encoding spore coat protein, with the protein product MQNQNQTQNGMQMPQNMMDQTATHNHGAHELFDAHEVIGCLIGAIEQYQLYDQNIQCQELKGILQRQTSFMLQMYNTIVDTFQSGQDPQVPTQQYKMQQSNEVTYGVKAGQPKQPKMAVNQLTDECYSSFMLGQIKAASSGFTTAAAEMNHPVLRRILADSIPNLIEMSYELFLYQNKNGYYQIPQLKEQDMNIMVQAYAKAPQQNMH
- a CDS encoding glycoside hydrolase family 127 protein; amino-acid sequence: MTKQQVFQQNVNISDKFWSHYIETVRTEMIPYQWKVLNDQANITIEKERNDETIPSEKSHAIENFKIAAGLEEGNHYGWVFQDSDVYKWLEAVAYSLQHNNDEKLKELADSVIDLLELAQEKDGYLNTYFSIEEPERRFKMLAESHELYCAGHYIEAAIAYYTTTNNEKALRIACRLADCIDNHFGYEEGKIKGYDGHEEIEIALAKLYEITGEENYLQLSQFFLYERGQDTTFFARQRKEDKSERPVIEGMSKFPLSYYQAHKPILEQDTAEGHAVRLVYMCTAMADVAHLSNDEEMLTACRRLWNNIVEKRMYITGGIGSTVNGEAFTADYDLPNDTMYCETCASVGLIFFAYNMLKNDANGRYADTLERALYNSVISGMALDGKHFFYVNPLEVKPEYSEKDPGKSHVKVTRPEWFGCACCPPNLARLLTSLNKYIYTIHDDVIYTNLYITNNSTFVINQNPIKIDQKTNYPWDGIIKFTIDTNRETEFGLALRIPYWSKTSNIYVNGQKWEGNSENGYVILHRSWENGDEVTVELDMTIQKWTANPKVRSNQHKVAIQRGPIIYCAEEVDNGKDLHLLRIPTDSNFDYHFAPEVLGGVGVIKVNGLRKTYSSDWDHQLYRIDEQETFESDLITLVPYYSWANRTPGEMLVWLSK
- a CDS encoding helix-turn-helix transcriptional regulator, whose product is MNMLWKINIERPVAYYKSGQFVSNNGWKHKKMKLTKDFEIIIGVHKSIFIQIENKQFEIQHGDVLLIPPGLSYFGYHPSENDASFFWLHFFPQSKTDRYPTDKFINHLIGSLIDHHRDSINNAAFLPDFFSLRYTNKPFILMNQILDIANNSYYSTFAVDYLVTEMLIELTEQFSKRYLQLHTDQYENTHKFNQILEWIRVNIYEDIHVKDVADNFSMNADHLTRVFKKSIGMSTIKYINTLKLNKAKELLCTTNKTIKEISYQLNFKDDKYFMKLFKNYEGMTPSQFRDAYTNTYINTRAVDPDIPVPDHLNFK
- a CDS encoding MFS transporter, which translates into the protein MENKNMLSDKVDKVPFHRRISYSLTDTGGNLLYCIITGYLLYFYTDVFGLSVGVAGTLLLLTRLIDAIDAPIWGFIIDHTKSKYGQSRPYFLWLCIPFAFFTVLTFTTPDLDGTWKIVYAAVTYILAGICYTGISTPITAILPNLSRDPNERVILNSFRMVGGNIGNFAAVTFTLPLVAFFGGGNEQKGFTITVAVAAVIAVVMFLIAFSDLREINTTKIKKLPMKQSIKAVKGNWPWVLVVAANLIFWIALTVRTSTLVYYFEYNIGDKGLVPLINGISVIQVLGMMVIPFIVKISNKYTTTILGFALAAFGQVIMFTGEDVLSIIIVGWIIGNIGSGIACSMPFAMLSDTVDYGEWRTGLRASGFLTAIGSAFCIKAGSGLGGFIPTLILNAVGYVPNEVQTDTSLLGIQFIFIWLPAIIFALGVIPMIFYRPYEKQEDKIRQYLTANQTS